A stretch of DNA from Streptomyces xanthii:
TCGAGCGCCTCCTGGGCGTCGAGCCGGGCCTGCTCGCGCTCCCGCGTCGCCAGCTTGTTCGCCGCCGTCACCGCGTCGTCGCGGCGCGGCTGCGGGGGCTCGCCCGCCGCCACCCGGTCGCGGTGCATCGTGAACGACCAGCGGTCCCGCGTCCAGCGGTCCGCCGCGTGCGCGCTCTCGGGCAGCGTGCACAGCACGTCGAGGCCGCGCCACACCGCGTCCCAGGTGGGCCGGGTGCGGGACTCGACCAGGGCGTGGATCTCCCGCTCCGCCGCCGTCAGTTCGGCCAGCCGGCCGTCCGCCTCGATCGCGTCCTCGGCCGCCGCCATGCGCGTACGGGCCCGGTCGTAGCGCTCGATCGCCGGTGCGAGGAGCTTGTTGTCGAACGCCGGGTCCGTGGCCGGGCCGGCCGGCGGGCACAGCAGCTGACCGCGCTCGTCCCGGCCCCGCTCCGCCCGCTCGGCCGCCGCCGCGCCCGACGTGCCTTCAGGGGCGTCGATCCAGGCGAGCAGCGGGCCCAGGTGCTGGTCCTCCAGGCTCGACTGGCCCGTCGCCCAGTGCCGGGACAGCAGGTCCGTCATCGCCAGGAGCAGCGAGGAGCCCGGCACGCGCGCCCGCTCCCCGAAGTGCGTCAGCCAGCGCCCCAGCAGCGGCACGTGCGGCGGCGCCGGATGCGGCGCCTCCGGGTCCTGCTCGGCGGTGCGCCGGAACCGCATCGACCGGCCGAGCAGCCGGACGAACTCGACGCCCGCCCGGCTCGGCACGATCAGCTGCGGAGCGTCCGCGCACAGCTCCACCTCGACCTTGACCTTCTTGCCGGTCTCCGCGTCCGTCTCGTTGCGCTCTGTCAGCTCGACGTCCGCCGCGAACCCGTCCAGGTACGGCAGCACCTCGTCGGCGAGCCGCGTGAGGAACGCGAAACGCAGGTCGCGGTCGCGCGGCTGCGGCACGACGAGCAGCCGCGGCGACGTCCGCTCCGTGCCGACGAGCGCGCCGAGCGGGGCGCCCGTCTCACCCGCGGTCGTCAGCGGCACGAGGACCAGCGGGCGCTGGGACAGATGCCGGTGCCGCACCGTGGCGGTCGGCTGCGCGCGCCCCGTGCTCGTGGCCTCGAGCCGGGCCAGATGGTTGATCAGACTCACCGCTGCCGCTCCTTGCCGCTCAGTGCCTCGGCCCGCAGCGCGGCGGCCCGGCGCAGCGCCGCCACCGTCGGGTCCGCCGGATCGCCGCCCTCGCCGTGCGCCGCCGCGAGCACCGCGTCCACCGTCGTCAGACCGCCCAGCTCGGCGCGGAGCGGCCGGCCGAGCACCGTCACCGCGCCCGCCGCCCGGGACCGCTCGCGGCAGTGGAACGCCAGCTCGCACGCGGCCAGGCACTCCGGCGCGTACGTCGCCGGGACCGCCTCGACCGCGGCCGCCAGCTCGGCCGCGGGCAGCTCCGGGTCGAAGGCCGTGCCGGGCGGGAGCGCCGCCGCGATGTCCTCGATCCGGGTCAGCCGGGCCAGCTGCCTGCGGGTGACCGCGAGCTGCTTGCGCACGTCGACCGCGGACGCCGCCGGCAGGTTCGAGAAGTCCTTCGGGCACACCAGCACGATCCGGTCCCGGACCCTGACCTCGGCATCGAGGCCGGTCAGCCGCTGGGCGACCTGCTCGAGGGCCAGTACGTACACGGCCGCCTGCCGGGCCGCCGCCCCGACCTTCGCCGCGTCCGCCGCCCCGTCGATCATCGGGAACGACTTGATCTCGACGACCGTCCAGCTCCCGTCCGGATGCACCACCACGGCGTCCGGCTCCAGGAACGCGGGGCTGCCCGCCACGTCGAGCGCCAGCATCGGATGGTCCAGGAACGTCCACGTGCCCGGCGACTGAGCCGCCTCGCGCAGCGCCAGCGCGGTCCGTGCCGTACGGCCCTGCGGACCGGCCGCCGACAGATCCGGCGCCGACACCAGCTCGGCCACCGGCTCCGGCGCGCCCGCGGGACCGACCCGCTCGTGCACCAGCCGCAGCAACTGCGCGCCGCCGTCCGCCTTCACCCGCGCCTCGAACACGTTCCCCCGCGCCAGCGCGAACTGGGACTGGCCGAACGCCGAGGGCGCCCCCAGCGCGTCCGCGAGCCGCGCCTTGTCGACGCCCGCCCCGTCCAGGAGCGCGCGCCGGTTGCACCCCGGGTTCGCCGCGAGGGCGGCCAGGGCGCGGGCGTCCAGCGGGCGCGGGGGCCGGTCCGGGCCGCGCAGCTCAGCGAGCTGGTGCCGCAGCCCCGTCACCGGTGTCGTGGGTCGGGGCACCCTTGCGCTGTCGGGGAATTCGCTCACCCGGCGAAGTCTGGCACTCTCCACTGACAATCGAGGAACGTGTGGCGGAAGGGGCCGCCCACGAGCCGTTCGCCAGGACCGCGGCGACCCGGTCCCGGATCCGCCCGGCGAGCCGCTGGACCGGCTTCGTGAGCAGCAGGCCCACGCCCATCACGGCGGCGCCCGCGACCGCGTCGAAGAAGTAGTGGTTGGCCGTGCCCATCACGACGATCGTCGTGATCAGCGGATAGCCGACGGCCGCCGTCCTCGCGAGCGGGCCGCGCCCGTGCCGCCACAGCATCACGCCGCACCACAGCGCCCATCCGACGTGCAGACTGGGCATCGCCGCGTACTGGTTCGTCATCCCGCCCATGCCCTTGGGCGCGCTCGCCGCGCCGCCCCACCAGCCGTACGAGCTGTACTGGGCCATGGTGTCGACGAAGCCGTAGCCGGCCGTGAGCAGGCGGGGCGGGCAGGTCGGGAGCAGGGTGAAGCCGATCAGGCCGATCAGCGTCGAGGTCATCAGCCAGGTGCGGGCCGCGCGGTACACATGGGCGCGGCGGCGGAACAGCCAGACGAGGATCGCCGGCGTGACCAGGTAGTGCAGCGAGGCGTACCAGAAGTCGGCGGGGACGCCGATCCATGCCTCGCGGGTGAACAGACGGTTCAGCGGATGTTCGAGATTGAGGTGGACTGCCTTCTCGGCCCGGAGTATCGCCAGGCCGTGGTCGACGGCCGTGCTCACGTCGCCGCGGGCCAGCAGCCGGCCCGCCGTGTACACGCCGTACACGAGGAAGATCAACGGGAGCTCGGTCCACCAGCGCAGCCTCGCTCCGGGTATGTCCCCGGCGTGCGCTGCGTCGTCGTCGGTCTGCGACATGCGGGCCGCTCCCCCTCTTCCCTCGTCGGCGGCCTCCGGCCACTTCGTCACCCTACGGCGTGAATGAGGTCCTTGGTGGGTGACCTCTGACCCTCGTAGACGCGGAGATCGCCGGCCGGGTTGCCCGGCGGGCGGACCGCGCCGAGGTTGCGCGATGATGAACGGGTCCCTCCTGAACTGTTGAACTGCGAAAGGTCCCCGCATGGCACCGCGCATCCTGCTGGCCCGGCACGGACAGACGGAATGGTCCCTGTCCGGACGGCACACCGGCAGGACGGACATCCCGCTCCTGGAGGAGGGCCGGCGCGGCGCGAAGCTGCTCGGCGAGCGACTGCACCGCCCGCCCTACGACGGGCTGCCCGGCGTCGAGGTGCGAACCTCGCCGCTCGTGCGGGCGAGCGAGACGTGCGCGCTGGCCGGGTTCGGGGAGCGGGCCACCGCGTGGGACGCGCTCATGGAGTGGGACTACGGGGCGTACGAAGGTCTGACCCCCGCCCAGATCCAGGAGCTGCGGCCCGGCTGGTTCATCTGGCGCGACGGTGTGCCCGACGGGGAGACGCTCTCGGAGGTCTCGGCGCGGGCGGACGAGGTCGTCGCCTGGGCCCGTTCCGCGGACCGGGACGTGCTGGTGTTCGCCCACGGACACATCCTGCGGTCGATCGGGGCGCGCTGGCTGGGCCTGCCGATCGATTTCGCGGCGCGGATCCGGCTGAACCCGACGTCCCTGTCCGTACTGGGCTGGGCGTACGGGGATCCGGCGATCGAGTCCTGGAACGAGACGGGGCACCTGGCGGTGGGCTGAGCGGGGGCGCCTTCTCGTCTGCGGGGTTGCTCGCCGCGGGCGGGTGACGCGTACGTCGTGGCTGGTCGCGCAGTTCCCCGCGCCCCTAGAGGCGAGCGGCTTCGCCGCTCAGCCTCTAGGGGCGCGGGGAACTGCGCGACCAGCCCCCACCGGCCCGCACTCGGCGACGCGAGGTTCAGACCCGGGTCGTGGTCCGGGCCTCCAGGAACGCCGCCACACTCGCATCCCGCTGGTGCGGCAGCAGAACCCGCGCGGTCGTCGCCAGCATCGCCTCGATCCGCGACGACCGCACGTCCCGCAGCAGCGCCAACGCCCGCGCCCCCGCGGCCGCCGCCTCGTCCGGCCGCCCCGCCCGCGCGAGATCGTCCGCCATCTCCGCCGTGTACAGCGCGATGTTCCGCGTGAAGTGAGGATCCTGCAAAGCGACCGACCGCCGCGCGTGCCGGGCCGCCCGCACCCAGTCACCCAGTGCCGACCAGCACTGCGACTCGAGCCCCTCCAGCTCCGCCTCGCCGTAGAACGACATCCACTCCGGATCCGCCTCCGTCGTGCCCCGCGCGAACAACGCCTGCGCCCGCGCCAGCGACCGCTCGCAGGCCCGCCGGTCACCGAGCCCCGCCCAGCCCCCGGCCTCCCGCAGCGCGAGCAGCGACAGCAGCCGCGGCGAACCCAGGTGCGCCGCGATCCGGGCCGCCGCCTGCGCCGCCCGTACGGCCTCGCGTGGGCGGCCCGCGTCCCGCGCCAGGAACGCCGTGTTGCAGAACGCGTGCGCCTCCAGCGCCTCGTCCCCGGCCATCCGCGCGGTGGCCAGCGCCTCCGCGTAGTGCGAGCGGGCGTCGTCGAAGCGGCCCGAGTCGTGGGCCAACCAGCCGACGGAGATCGCCAGTTCACCGGCGCCCGCCTGGAGCCGCTGGATGTCCTCCGGTGGCGCCGCGCCCGCGTCCAGCAGTTCGAACGCGGTGCGCAGCGGCGCCGCCGCCCGCTGGTACAGCCCGTCGGCGCCGTGCCGGTCGTCCAGCAGCCGGATCCGGCGGATCGCTTCTTCCACGGCGCCGACACCCGCCTTCGCGGGATGCCGCTCCAGTGGGGCGTCCTGCGCCGCGGCGCCGAGCGGGACGCCGAAAGGCGTCAGGGCGGCCACCGCGACGGTGGCCGTCGAGCCGGTCATGCCGGTCATGAATGCGCGACGCCGCACGTCGCTCTCCTCGTGGTGCGTGTACGCGTGGTGCGTGTACTCGTGTGGTGGGTCTGTTTCTTCGCGTGGTGGGTGGACGTGTTCTTCGCGTGGTGCGGGTACGGGCACGGGTGCGGACGCGGCTGTGCCTGTGGCTGTGGGGTCGTGCCGGGTCGCGGGTCCGTCCGCGAGCGGGCGCACCGCCCGGCCCCGGACCGCCGAACGCGGGGCGAACCCCAGGTCCGCCAGCGTCCGGCCCGGGAACAGGTGCAGGAACACCCGCTCGTACGCGTAGTTGGGGCAGCGGATCTCGCCCGCCTCCACGCGTCCGATGTAGCGCGCGTCGCAGCTGACCCGCTCGCCGATCTCGCGCGCCGCGCGGCGCACCGCGGCCGCGAACTCGCCCGGGGAGCGCTGACCGCGCAGTTCCCGGAAGGCGAGATTCGGCCGCGGGGTCTGCGGCGCCGGGGCGTTCGAGAGATACGGCGACGAGCTCATGAGAGGGTCCTCCCGTGCGAACCGTGCCGGGCACCGCGGGAGTTGCCTCCCTCGTCCCGGCGAGGCTCGAAGGTACCGTCCGTCACGACGGCGACACGCAGTGTTTGGCTACAAACCGGATATCTCACCCGAGATCTGCCATGAACTGCCATCCTTTGCGGCGGCACGGCGCCGTAGCCGTTGACGCGGCCGCGCGTTGAACCATGCGGCGAAATCCCCACGAACCAGGAGGGGCCGAGGTGTTGGACGCGGCACAGCCCATGACGTCGACGGCGCGGCACAGGCCGGCCGAGGAGCACAGCGAGCGGCCGCCCGGGGGCTGCGACCTGGTCACGGTTCCGGCCCGGCAGGGCCTGGAGGCCGTCGACATCCTGCGGCGCGGCTGCGCGGAGACCGTCGGGCCCGTGCTGCACGACGGGGGCTGCGGCACGCTCGGCTTCCTCGTCCCGCCCGGCACCGCGGACGGCTGGGACGTGCCCGGCAGCGCCTGTACGCAGACGGCGGGGCGCGGGGCGGTTCTCGTACCGCCCGCCGACGACGGCACGGACTGGCTCCTCCCGCCGGAGAACGAGGCCTCCGAGCTGACGACCGACCCGGCGGTCCTGAGGGCGGCCCTCGACGAGGCGGCCCGCCTGATCGAGGCGGCCGACAACTGCCGCTGAATCCCTGCCGG
This window harbors:
- a CDS encoding histidine phosphatase family protein — translated: MAPRILLARHGQTEWSLSGRHTGRTDIPLLEEGRRGAKLLGERLHRPPYDGLPGVEVRTSPLVRASETCALAGFGERATAWDALMEWDYGAYEGLTPAQIQELRPGWFIWRDGVPDGETLSEVSARADEVVAWARSADRDVLVFAHGHILRSIGARWLGLPIDFAARIRLNPTSLSVLGWAYGDPAIESWNETGHLAVG
- a CDS encoding tetratricopeptide repeat protein gives rise to the protein MSSSPYLSNAPAPQTPRPNLAFRELRGQRSPGEFAAAVRRAAREIGERVSCDARYIGRVEAGEIRCPNYAYERVFLHLFPGRTLADLGFAPRSAVRGRAVRPLADGPATRHDPTATGTAASAPVPVPAPREEHVHPPREETDPPHEYTHHAYTHHEESDVRRRAFMTGMTGSTATVAVAALTPFGVPLGAAAQDAPLERHPAKAGVGAVEEAIRRIRLLDDRHGADGLYQRAAAPLRTAFELLDAGAAPPEDIQRLQAGAGELAISVGWLAHDSGRFDDARSHYAEALATARMAGDEALEAHAFCNTAFLARDAGRPREAVRAAQAAARIAAHLGSPRLLSLLALREAGGWAGLGDRRACERSLARAQALFARGTTEADPEWMSFYGEAELEGLESQCWSALGDWVRAARHARRSVALQDPHFTRNIALYTAEMADDLARAGRPDEAAAAGARALALLRDVRSSRIEAMLATTARVLLPHQRDASVAAFLEARTTTRV
- a CDS encoding phosphatase PAP2 family protein is translated as MSQTDDDAAHAGDIPGARLRWWTELPLIFLVYGVYTAGRLLARGDVSTAVDHGLAILRAEKAVHLNLEHPLNRLFTREAWIGVPADFWYASLHYLVTPAILVWLFRRRAHVYRAARTWLMTSTLIGLIGFTLLPTCPPRLLTAGYGFVDTMAQYSSYGWWGGAASAPKGMGGMTNQYAAMPSLHVGWALWCGVMLWRHGRGPLARTAAVGYPLITTIVVMGTANHYFFDAVAGAAVMGVGLLLTKPVQRLAGRIRDRVAAVLANGSWAAPSATRSSIVSGECQTSPGERIPRQRKGAPTHDTGDGAAAPAR